Proteins from a genomic interval of Quercus lobata isolate SW786 chromosome 11, ValleyOak3.0 Primary Assembly, whole genome shotgun sequence:
- the LOC115968533 gene encoding uncharacterized protein LOC115968533 — MKKPSQPPKIKDKNESLLPNNEKKPLSSSSPSTSSSSSSISPNPNQNPNGTVPVPKKITRDLPNLSECHACGLRTDTANPNPKRQRLQTLRSEWRIVLLCNKCFLRVNSSHICSYCFLQADHSSFRCRLCNRRVHSHCFHNNRHVAPWSYASSDEFSVCVDCWVPKPIALSRSRSRSQSQNNFKGNSDESSRVLPELSSVKSLQDAANDASSVAKNKIEAAVKAREEAVRKGLMARKAVELANTALDLVASDANNKEEDGVFIDDVELAFRLHRVMNSSPRISSNFCSLNTSCLAIVPRSAASGNPSVCGKLQLCSDNKLCENPDKSVSEPSVCVRPSDGDGNSSNSNGDDNTMDSANLSSGNECKPTTTTTTVSKDRYRFKYCRFKPANVPKDRYRIKYCRCKPANVPKDRYRFKYCRCKPARPKDRYRVKYCRRNFRLKTLVDCKESKFSCDGFDLVNECSASAPAPAPAPGLVTACSNESMKISNATLLQCCVVPLQPSGCASGSFQDQSSRQ, encoded by the coding sequence ATGAAGAAGCCGAGTCAACCCCCCAAAATCAAGGACAAGAATGAATCGCTCCTTCCCAACAACGAAAAGAaacccctttcttcttcttctccttctacttcttcttcttcctcctctatatccccaaacccaaaccaaaacccaaacgGCACCGTTCCAGTCCCAAAGAAGATAACCAGAGATCTCCCCAATCTATCCGAATGCCACGCTTGCGGGTTGAGAACCGACACCGCCAACCCTAACCCTAAAAGGCAAAGACTCCAAACCTTGCGCAGCGAATGGCGCATcgttcttctctgcaacaagtGTTTCCTCCGCGTCAACTCCTCCCACATCTGCTCCTACTGTTTTCTCCAAGCCGACCACTCCTCCTTCCGCTGCCGCCTCTGTAACCGCCGCGTCCACAGCCACTGCTTTCACAACAATCGGCACGTCGCGCCCTGGTCCTACGCTTCTTCCGATGAATTCTCCGTTTGCGTCGATTGCTGGGTGCCGAAGCCCATTGCGCTTTCCCGGAGTCGGAGTCGGAGTCAGAGTCAGAACAACTTCAAGGGCAATTCCGACGAGTCATCTAGGGTATTGCCTGAATTGAGTTCTGTCAAATCGCTCCAAGACGCGGCCAATGATGCCAGTTCTGTGGCCAAGAACAAGATCGAGGCCGCCGTTAAGGCCAGAGAGGAGGCCGTGAGGAAAGGCTTGATGGCTAGGAAGGCCGTGGAGTTGGCCAATACTGCTCTTGATTTGGTTGCTTCTGACGCTAACAATAAGGAGGAGGATGGGGTTTTTATCGATGATGTGGAATTGGCGTTTCGGTTGCACCGGGTTATGAATAGCTCCCCAAGGATTTCCAGCAACTTTTGCTCCTTGAATACCAGTTGCTTGGCTATTGTTCCGAGGTCGGCGGCCTCGGGGAATCCTAGCGTTTGTGGGAAGCTTCAACTTTGCAGTGACAACAAGTTGTGTGAAAATCCTGATAAAAGTGTTTCAGAACCTTCAGTTTGTGTTCGGCCTTCAGATGGGGATGGGAATTCTTCCAATTCAAATGGAGATGACAATACTATGGACTCTGCCAATCTATCCTCTGGTAATGAATGCAAacctactactactactactactgtgTCTAAGGATAGATATAGGTTTAAGTATTGTAGATTCAAGCCTGCTAATGTGCCTAAGGATAGATATCGGATTAAGTATTGTAGATGCAAGCCTGCTAATGTGCCTAAGGATAGATATCGGTTTAAGTATTGTAGATGCAAACCTGCAAGGCCGAAGGATAGATATCGAGTTAAGTATTGTAGGAGAAACTTTAGATTGAAAACACTTGTTGATTGTAAAGAATCCAAGTTCTCTTGCGACGGGTTTGACCTGGTTAACGAGTGCTCTGCTTCTGCTCCTGCTCCTGCTCCTGCTCCTGGACTAGTTACGGCTTGTTCCAATGAATCGATGAAAATTTCCAATGCTACATTATTGCAGTGCTGTGTGGTTCCTTTACAACCTTCTGGTTGTGCAAgtggttcatttcaagaccagtCATCAAGGCAATAG